The nucleotide window CTGAAAAACTTGAAAAGCCTAGTAACTTCTCTTACTCAAAAAATAGAAACTCTCCaagtctctcctcttccctctgtagGGGTGGAACTAGACTCACCTGGGGAGGCGTCTTTTAGAATGGAAAAGCCACCTGTAATTGCCATAGCACAGAAATCCTCTGAGGCAATGCGAACCCTCTCTGTTAAAGCTACATCTCCTCTTCAAGCTAGCCTCCGGGAAGCTGCTAGTAAGGGGGAAGAAATTCAAGGCTTTCAGATGTTCCCggtcctggaagagcaggacCGCCAGGGTAATATCATAAGAGTGCATGTTCCCATTCCTTTCAAACAGCTTAAGGAGTTAAAAACAGCATGTAGTCAATATGGCCCAACTGCTCCTTTCACAACAGCATTGTTAGAAAGCCTGGCTTTAGAAGTTTTGCCCCCGGGTGATTGGAAACAAATGGCCCGAGCATGTCTATCTGGAGGTGACTATCTGCTGTGGAAAAGTGAGTTCGTGGAACAGTGTCAGGCCACAGCTGAAATAAATCGGGCACAACAGATTCCTATCACCTTTGATATGCTCGCTGGGGAAGGCCCATATCGAGAGACAGGTCAACAGTTAAACTTTGATATAGCGGTGTATGCTCAGGTTCAGGCCGCTGCCAAAAGGGCTTGGAATACGCTTCCATCATCAGGAAGACAAACTGAGGATCTGTCCAAGATAAGGCAAGGGCCTGATGAGTTATTTCAAGATTTTGTTTCCAGATTAATGCAAACGGCTAGCAGATTAATTAGCGATTCAGAAGCTGGACTTTTACTTGTAAAACAACTTGCATATGAAAACGCCAATGCAGCATGTCAGGCCGCGATACGCCCTTTTagaaaaaagggaaacatttctGATTATATCCGACTTTGTTCTGATATAGGACCATCATACAATCAAGGGATAGTCATGGCCGCAGCATTACAAGGAAAAACGGTTAGGGATGTTCTGTACCAGCAAAGACACCCTAATTCCAGACAAGGGAAAGATACTGGACCTCCTGGAAGTTGTTTTGGGTGTGGACAGATGGGACATTATATTAGAAGTTGCCCTGGCAAGAGAAGGGGCTTCGGATCAAATAGAGACCCTGGGTTATGCCCAAGATGTAGGAGAGGGAAACACCGGGCTAGCGAATGCACATCAAGGGCAAACACCCAGAAGAGTCCGTTCCAGGGAAACGGACGGAGGGGCCCGCCCCAGGCCCCGACAAAATAGATCTTTGGGGTAATTCAGCAGTCGATCCTCCGGCAAAGAAATATATTCAAGACCTCTATAGGGCAACACCAGGTAGTGCTGGATTAGACCTCAGTTCTTCCATCTATACAGTTTTGACCCCTGAAATGGGAATGCAAGCCCTCCCTACAGGTGTTTATGGACCTTTGCCACAGGGCTCTGTGGGGTTATTGTTGGGCAGAAGTAGTACTACCATGCAAGGAATTCTAGTTGCCCCTGGAGTGATTGATGCTGACTATATGGGAGAAATAAAGGTGATGACACATTCACCCACAAGAATTTCAGTAATAAAGATCGGTCAGAGACTTGCACAGTTAATCTTACTTcctcaaatacaaacaaaaaatccaattaaaagagATAAGAGAGGAGAAGCTGGATTCGGTTCGTCAGATGCCTATTGGCTACAAGCCATAGGACCACAACGCCCAGAACTTACATTAGTCATAAATGGGAAAAATTTTTTGGGTCTTTTAGATACAGGCGCAGATTTATCTGTTATATCTGCTAGTCAATGGCCTGCTATGTGGCCCAAAATGGAGACTATTACACAGCTGCAAGGGATTGGTCAAACTCAG belongs to Peromyscus eremicus chromosome 3, PerEre_H2_v1, whole genome shotgun sequence and includes:
- the LOC131906276 gene encoding endogenous retrovirus group K member 21 Gag polyprotein-like — encoded protein: MGQENSKQTFEESLVERLKNKGIKVELQQVQRFLKFVEELCPWFPEYGKLNENSWERVGVEIKKCYEKHGPENIPVEALGLWALIRDNLDPNPEKQEGSFPKADEVETQPSAPPAEPENPCTAPLKQGPVSLGHDTKFKEQKSWNKTREELKNLKSLVTSLTQKIETLQVSPLPSVGVELDSPGEASFRMEKPPVIAIAQKSSEAMRTLSVKATSPLQASLREAASKGEEIQGFQMFPVLEEQDRQGNIIRVHVPIPFKQLKELKTACSQYGPTAPFTTALLESLALEVLPPGDWKQMARACLSGGDYLLWKSEFVEQCQATAEINRAQQIPITFDMLAGEGPYRETGQQLNFDIAVYAQVQAAAKRAWNTLPSSGRQTEDLSKIRQGPDELFQDFVSRLMQTASRLISDSEAGLLLVKQLAYENANAACQAAIRPFRKKGNISDYIRLCSDIGPSYNQGIVMAAALQGKTVRDVLYQQRHPNSRQGKDTGPPGSCFGCGQMGHYIRSCPGKRRGFGSNRDPGLCPRCRRGKHRASECTSRANTQKSPFQGNGRRGPPQAPTK